A stretch of DNA from Vibrio gallaecicus:
TTTCTCAGCTGGAAGTTTGGCGTCTTTTAGTGCTTTTTCCATACAAATTTGCATGGTTTCCATTTGAGGTTGCGTGACATGCGCAGCATCACAATTACTCGCAAAGCCAATGATTTCAGCATAGATCTTAGCGCCACGAGCTACTGCATGATCGTATTCTTCAAGAACTAACGTGCCAGCACCTTCACCGATAACTAGCCCATCTCGATCTTTGTCGTACGGGCTAGGTGATGTCTTCGGGTTGTCATTTTTAAGGCTGGTGGCAAATAATGTGTCGAACACGGCTGATTCTGTCGGGCAAAGTTCTTCGCCACCACCGGCAACCATAACGGTTTGGTAACCATGTTTGATCGCTTCATAGGCATAACCAATGGCTTGGCTACCAGATGTACATGCGCTGCTGGTTGGGATTACTCGACCTTTTAAACCAAAAAACAGACCGACATTGACTGCTGCGGTATGCGGCATCATTTGAACATAGGTAGTCGCTGTAATTGCGCGTGTTGATTTTTCATTTAGCATCACACCAAATGCACCAACTGCGTCTGTACTACCCGTTGAAGATCCGTAGGCAATACCCGTTTCACCGTTAGTGAGAATATCATGACCGATTAAACCGGCTTGCTCTAAAGCATTTTCAGTCGCAACAGTAGCAAGGCGGGACACACGTCCCATACCTCTAACTTGTTTACGCTTGTAGTGTTTTGGCAGCTCAAAACCATCAATTGGAGCGGCAAGCTTGGTGTTTAGACCATCATATTGCTCAAAACTTGGCATGTACTGAGTGGCATTTTCACAAGCTTTGAGTTTAGGTTCGATTTGCTGCCAATCATTACCAAAAGCGGTGACACCTGACATTCCAGTGACGACAACTCGGCGGGTCATACTAAGCCTCCATTCACTGAAATTACTTGGCGTGTCACATAGCCAGCAATATCAGACATCAAGTAGCTGACAAGCCCTGCGACCTCTTCTGGCTCGCCCATACGGCGGAGCGGAACTTGCGGTAACGCGTGTTCTTTCACATGCTCATCAACCATGCCTGTATCAATTAGACCAGGAGCCACACAGTTTACTGTGATTTTTCGTTTAGCTAGTTCAAGCGCGAGCGATTTGGTTGCACCAATCACACCTGCTTTTGCCGCTGAATAGTTGGTTTGACCACGGTTACCCATGATCCCAGAAACAGAAGCCAAAGTAACAATGCGCCCGCCTTTACGTTTTTGAACCATAGGCATCACACAAGGGTGTAGGACGTTGTAGAAGCTATCTAGATTGGTGTGAATCACCCCATCCCATTCTTCTTCAGTCATGGCTGGGAAAGCGGTATCTCTGGTAATTCCGGCATTATTTACAACACCATAGTAAGCACCATGTTGTTCAATATCGGCTTCTAAGGTTTCACGGCATTGCGCTCGGTTGCTGATATCAAATTGGATTAAGCGCCCTGAAGCGCCCTGTGCTTTAATCGATTCAAGTGTTGCCTGCGCACCTGCTTTGTCGCCCATGTAATGAACGGCGATTTCAAATCCATCTTTTGCCAGTTGAATGGCGATTGCTTTGCCGATGCCTTTGCTGGCACCCGTGACGAGTACTTGACGAGTCATGACTGGCTCCTAGTTTTCATTTCTTGTAATTTTTCTTGAGTTGGGACGTACACATTTAACTGACATTGAGCTAATGGTTCACCAGCACATTTAATGTTTGCTGTAAAAACCGCCATGCCATTATCTTCCATCAATTGCTCTGCAAAAATATCTAGGGTTTGTCCAACCGAAAATTCATCACACTGTGCTTGATATCGCCGAGAACCTAATAAAAATCCGATAGGCGCTTCTTTTCCTTTTTGGTGTGCGTGGTAGCCCGACCAAGCCGCGATAGACTGCGCCATAAATTCAATGCCTACGTAAGCAGGTATGGATTGGGTTTCTTTATCAAAAAATAGATTCTGTTCACTAATCGTGACTTGGCAATGGATGGATTCATCTTCAACTTTGATGGCTCTATCGATGAAAATCATTGGAGCATCGTGAGGAAGTAAAACATCAATGGAAGGGATATCAGTCATTTACGACACCAAAAATAAGGCTAATGTTGTTACCACCAAAAGCAAACGAGTTGCTTAAGATATTTGTTTTTTTTATTTGTTGTGGGCAGTTTATCAAATCAATGTCGATGTCAGCAGCTTTATCCTGACATTTTTGTAAGGGAAGCGGTAAGTTGTGCTTCAGTATATGCCACGCAATAGCGGCTTCGACTGCACTTGCTGCCCCCAAAGTATGCCCAGTAATAGGTTTAGTGGAACTAACTGGCACTTTAGCCCCAAATACTCTGTGTATTGCTTTGCTTTCCATCGAATCATTTAATGGGGTCGCAGTACCATGAGCATTGATATAACCAATATCTTGAGGAGATAACTGAGCGGCATGCAATGCTTTTTTCATTGCTTGTTCAGCTCCATTACCTTCAGGGTGGGGCGCTGAAATATGATGAGCATCGGAACTGTCACCCGCGCCTAGTAATGCAATAGTCGGTCTGCTATCACTTGCTGGCTTATTTTTGCTCAGCAACATAAAGGCTGCCGCTTCACCGATATTGATGCCATTTCTTTTTGAACTAAATGGTTGGCATAAAGTGGATGACAGAGCTTCAAGCCCATGGAATCCATTCAATGTAAGCTTACATAATGTATCGGCTCCGCCGACTAATACCGCATCGACCATTCCCGAATTTAATAAGCGTTGAGCAGTTAAGAAAACTCGCCCACTTGAAGAACAAGCGGTCGAAATCGCGTAGTGAGGACCATTAATATCGTAATACTGGCTTAAAAAGTCTGTGATATTGCCTAACTCTTGCTGTGAATAGCTAAAGTCACCAGGGAACTGTCCATTGTCTAATTTGTGCTTAAAGGCAGTTTCACCATCAGCAATGCCTGAGGTACTGGTGCCCACGACGATAGCAATACGATCTGTCCCATATTGCTTTTTCATCAACTCAATAGTCGGCTCAATTTGTTTCAAAGCTGAAAGTGCAAGGCGGTTATTGCGAGTATTAAATTTTTGCAAATACTCAGGAAGGTTCGGTAATGATTCCGAAACCCTACCAACAATCGTCGCTTTTCCGTCATTTAAAATCTGTAAGTCTTCAACCATATTAGGGTTGTAACCACTTTCTAAACGATGGTGTATATCTGTGATTTGTGACCCAAGGGCGGAATGGAAACCACAGTCATGAATATAAATAGGCATAGTTACTCGTTCTTTATTGGCGGATTAACGATGGTTGAATTTAGGGTTTGAATCTTAATTTTATAGCCTTGAGTGAGGTGCTTGAAGGTCACTTTTTTCGCTAACTTGTCAGGTTGGGTATCACTTGGTTTTTCATCTGCCGGGTATTGGTAAGTGATTTCGATAATGGCGTGGTCGCTCTCATCAAATATCTTTCGAGTCTCATTCGTTTCTACCATATACCACCCAATCGCTTGCAATGGTTGCTGCCATGCATCTATTGGCCAAAGTGTAATCATTAAGTTGAATAAGATCTGCTCTGGTTGAGGCAAGGTTTGATCTAACCCGGTGAGAATGTCGGTGTCTATTTGATTGTCTTGATATGTCAAAGATAGAATTCGTGTTCCCCATGAAGAAAATCCTGCAAGAATGACTTTATCTGCATCGACTTGAAGCTGAACGGGTAACTGATGAGTTTTGTCTTCCCATGTCGCACTGATCAGTTGGCTAGCTGTGACTGAATAACCTAACTCATAAGGCTGAGGTAAAGTCAGATCAATGCCCGGTTCTATCGTGACAGACGATCCTTTAGGCTGCAAAGCATTCATCGAGCAAGCGTTTAGAAGTAGCGCAATACAAGTTATTAAACTGAAATGAATAAAACGCCAGGTTTTAATGTCTTTTATCTTCACACTCACGAGTCTTAGTTCCTATGCTTTCATACTGATTGTTGAGGGCGCTGTAACGCCATCGGGGATAATAGCCAAGCAACAAAAATCCCGGTTAGTACAGTAATGCCAAAACTATGAATAGCATGGGTGTTACTTAGAGAAAGTAGCCCAAATGACAGCAGTGTCGTTAAGCAAGATAAGGTGACTGCTAATAAAGTGCTTTGGCTCTTTTTCTGCTCAGCAAAAAATAAGGTGTAATCAATCCCTATCCCTAAAATTAAGATAAGCCCGAGTAAATTAAACAAGTTCAACGATGACCCTAATAGCGCAGTAATGGCTAATCCCGATACTCCTGCGATTAACGATGGAGTGACCATGAGTACACTATGTTTGAAACCATAACGAACGGAAAGTACAGCTAAAATTACAGCCAGAGCGATGATTAGTAGCTCGGTGACTTTTGTACGATATTGAGTAAACAAATCAGATATTTCATTCGCTTTGTTCAAATACCTGATTGGGTTATTTTCTGAATCTTGATGTGCTGTTTTTGATGCTAACCAGTTTTGAAATACTTCAGGATCTTGGATGCTTTTAATTAACACAACAGAGGCTGAGAGACCATCAATAGGGTTAAGCCAAAGCGGTTTCACTGGTTTTGAAACAGGTGAAGCTAAAAAATCTTGTACATTAAATGGGGTAAATGGTGTTATCTCTGGAAACTTCTTCCAGCCCAACGTGGATTGAAGTGAGGCTTGCTGTGATAGATACAATTGCTGAACAAGTTGATGGTTTTGTTCTTGCTCTGCAATAGTCGGTAAATATTGATTAATGCTTTGATAACCCGTGATCACTCCTTGTTCAATCAATCTATCTAAATCTTTTGAGACATGAGAAATTTTAGACAGCAGTAATTGAGGATCTTCTTCTGTGATTAACAGCATATCTTGCGATTGACTGACGCCTGATAAAGAAGCAATCAATTCTTCTTGATGCTTAAGGGAGTCCGGCATAGCTTGCAGCTGACGAATGTCGTCGTTGTAGCTTACTTGGGTAAGAGTAACCAAACTTAATACGAATAAAGCAGAAGGTAATATGACCTTAAATTGGGGCTTATCCCACAGCGAAAACCACATTGCCCAGATCTTGGTTAATGGCAAAGGAGCATCGGCACTTGGTTTTTCAGCCAGTACTGGATACCAACATACAACGCTCACGTAAGCAGCGATTAGACCAATTGATGAAAATAAGGCCAGTTGTTGTAAGCCGGGAAAAGGTGCGGCTAACAAGCCAAGATAACCAACAAGGCTCGTTGCTAAACCTAGAGAAATAGCGACGAATATGTGTTTTAAGCCTTTCTGGCTATTCCATGATTGCCCAGCCGCTAATCTATCGGTGAGGTAGTGGAAAGCGTAATCAATTGATACACCAATCAAGCTAGCCCCAAAAACAAGGCTAAAAAGATGTACTTGTCCAAATATGGCGACAGTACTGGCTAAGGCAACCAGCAATCCGGTACTAATGGAAAGTAATGCTAATGCGAGTGGAAGCGCACTGCGGAAAGTAAACCAAATCAGTAAAATAACCCCGATTAATGAGCCAATACCAATGGTGCTGATTTCTGACTTCGCGCTTTGCGTTCCATAGTCCGCATAGAACACGACTCCGGTATGAAAAATATCGACTTCAAATTGACCTTCGACTTGTTTCTTTAGCTCTATGATTTCAGAAAGGTGACTTTGAGTTTGTAAACTATAAGGTGACTCTTTAAGAGTAGCTGTCACCAAGATGTAAAACTGCTCGTTCTTTGTAACGGTTAAATACCCATTCTTGAAAGTAAAATTACTAGATTGAGAACCAACTTCATTTAGGTAATCTCGAAACAACAAGAATGGGTCACTAACCAGTTCAGTTGCCGTTACTCCTGAAAAAGGGTTGTAGAGCGATTGAATTACATATTGTGTCTGCTGCTTTGGAGATTGCTCCAGCATTTTTTTTTGAGATGGGGTGAGCAACTGAGATCGGTGCTGAAAATAAAAATCGGCCCATTTTGCCTGTGTCTGCTGGCTGATCTTTCCTTGTATGTCTTCAAATAAAGGCTGTTTAATACGCTGATTTAACTGGTGGAGATCTCGCTCAAACTGTTTCACTGCTGAAATAACCGTTTCTTTAGAAGACCCACTGACCATAAATACTACTTGATTACTCATTGAAGCTGAGATTTGTTGGAAAGCCTGCTCAGCAATTGGGTCTTGCTGGTTTTGAGGAAGTAATCTAAGGATATTGGTTTCAATAGGGATAGAAGGTGAAAAAGCGAATTGCTTTATCAACAATCCGCTAAAAAATACAACGATGATCAGCCAGAGTAAGGCGAGCTTAGAACTTAAATTGTTGCGCTTCTGCATCGGTTAGCCTTGGTGGTTGATGAGTCAGCTGACTAAAGTGAATTGTGGTGCTATCTCCTCTAATTTCTTCAAGAGAGATAGAATGAATATCTTGTGAGCCTGACAATGCAATACGTCGAAAGACAGCGTTTAATGGCGCGCTTTTAGGCGTAAGTTCTAGCTTCCATTGGTTACCACTCTCTGAGTTATTCATAGGCGTGAAGGATAGGTCAAACTGATCTTTCAGTTGCTCTGTATCACCATGGAATACGGCAAGAAAAATATGGCTAAAATAGAATGCCATTGGGTTATCTTGATTTGTGATGATTTGAGCGGGTTGATCCGCAAATCTCTGGCTGAGCTTGTTGTCAGTAAGGATCAGCTTTACAGGAAAAGGAATGGTTTGATCCCATACCAACCCGTTATCTTTATCCAAAACGAACGAACCCTGTGAGGAAAGTGGCTGATCGAACATCGCGACTTCACGGACTTGCTCAAAGTTGCCACGAACAATATTCTGATGGTTTAAAGTCGTTTGTAATTGCTCTAAAGACTTTATCTCTGTCTCTTGAGCTGTCGCTAATGTGCTAAAAAAAGCACAGAAAATTAAACATAGTGGTAGAAAGAGAGTGGTTATGTTTTGTCTAAATATCATTCTGCGTGTCACCATTTTATTTGCTTTCCACATAACCATTTTGATGCCAACAAGTTACTTTATCGATGAAAATTGAAGGAGAAGCAAAACACATCTCTTCACTTTCGATATCAACCGCAACTTGCATAGTATGAGCGCGAGTCATGCGAGCTCCGGTTTCGGCATCGTGAATCTCATAATCAATACGTAGACGGTTTTCCCACTCTGTTAATCGACCTGAGACTTTTATCTTATGGTGAAAAGGGATCGCCTTTACATATTTAACTCGAGTATCAATGATTGGCCACATGTAGCCAGAGTCCTTCATCTCTAGATAGTTATACTGAAGTTGATCCATCATGATGCGTCTTACTTCTTCAAAAAATCGAAAGTAATTACCATGGTAGATAACGCCCATAGGATCAGCATCTTGAAAAGATGTCACTATGGTCACCTCTGCTTCAAGTGGATGAAGGATCTCAGACATATGCACTCTCAATTCCTAAGGCTCGTTAATGGAATGTTCGTTAATGAAATATTGGCTAATGTAATATTCATAAATAGCATGTTAGCTTAATACAGCGACCAATGTTGGCTTTGGATTCGTCCAATGAAATGGCGAAGATCTCCTTCAAGCGGCCTGTCTTCCACAACAAATGAAAACTCTTTTAGCACTTCATCTCGAATGTGCTTTAGATTTTCACTCATATGGTGCTCATCTAATTCATTATGACGCTTACGCAGTTCAAGCGCTTGAGTACCCGCTAATAAAGAGGCGGCAGCAACTTGCTCTGTTAACTCTAAAACACGTAAACAATCACGAGCTGCAATGGTGCCCATGCTGACTTTATCTTGGTTATGACACTCAGTAGAGCGAGAGAAAACACTAGCGGGCATGGTGTGTTTTAAAGCTTCAGCTGTCCATGCTGAAATGCCGATTTGTACCGCTTTAAAGCCATGGTTAATCGGTTTTCTTTCGCCTTCTGCACCAGTTAGGTTGAAAGGTAGCCCATTGTTGAATTTGTAATCCATCAACTGCGCCATTTGACGGTCAAGTAAATCGGCAAGGTTAGCAACCGCTGTTTTTAGGGTGTCCATTGCCATTGCAATGTGACCGCCATAGAAGTGACCACCGTGTAAAACACGCTCGTTATCGCCATCAATGATTGGGTTGTCATTCGCACTGTTTAATTCGTTTTCAATCATCTGACGTAACCACGGCAGAGAATCTTGTACTACGCCAATAACATGAGGAGCACAACGCAGTGAATAACGATCTTGTAAGCGGTCACTGTTTCTTGGTGGGCGCTCAGCTTGTAAATCATCACGCAACCAAGCCGCCACTTGTTGTTGCCCTGGATGTGGTTTTACCGCGAATAAAGCTTCATCAAAGTGGAAATCGTTACCTTGCATGCCAACGGAAACCATTGCCGTGATCTTAGTAGACAGCTGGGCAAGGTATTCAGCACGTTTATAAGCGATACAAGCTAGAGCTGTCATCACTGAAGTACCGTTCATTAGCGCTAAGCCTTCTTTTGGCTTGAGCTTAATCGGTGAAATCCCCAGTTCTAGGTAAACGTCATTTGTTGGGCGAACTTCCCCTTTGTAAATTACGTCGCGCTCGCCAATTAAAGCGGCAGCTAAATAAGAAAGAGGCGTTAAATCACCACTTGCACCAACGGAACCTTCTTGAGGGATACGTGGTGAAATGTCTTTATTAATCAAAGTGACAATCTGGTTAAGCAGGTCGTGAGTCACTCCTGATACACCTTGGGATAGTGAGCATAAGCGGGTTGCCAGTACTGCACGAGCTTGTTCATGGCTGAGTACTTCACCTAAACCACAGCCGTGAAAGCGAGTCAGGTGCAGTGGCAGTTCATCAACTAAGTTAGGTGGAATAGCAACAGTACAAGAGTCACCATAGCCCGTTGTTACGCCATAAATCACGCCTTCTTCTTTGAGTAGACGTTCAAGGAAAGCCACACCGCGGTCGATCTTTGAAGTGAATTCTTGGCTGTTGTTCATGCTCGCGGTAGCGCCTTGAGAGATTGCTACAACGTCTTCAATAGTCAGGCGCTCTGCACCGAAAGTGATGTTATTTGGTGTCTTTGTTGTCATGGTGCTGGCTGCTTAATGTCCAAAAGTTAAAAAAGTTATACCACTGCAATGGGGCTTTTAAAGTGTAGTGTTGAAGTCGGTTTGCATATTGCTGAACCACTTCTTGCAATGATTGTTCTCGAGTCTTTCTCGGCAATACGATCTTATCGCTAAAATGCTCAAAATAGACGTTGAAGTGAGGTTTTGTTTTGTTGTCATCACGTAACCCAAAGAGCAGAAAAACAGGCGCTTTGAGTACGGAAGCCAGCATGAAAGGACCTTGTGGGAAAGGGGCTTCTTTACCTAAGAAGTTTGCCCAAACAGAACGACTTTCTTTGCTGGTGGATGTTCTGTCACCGACGATCACAATCCATTCCCCTTGCTCTAGCTTTTGTTGCAAAAGAATTGCGGTATCGGGCCCCATAGAGCTGACTTGGATAAGATTAAGATCGGAGCTAGGGTTGACCGCTTTCATGACAGAGTTGAAGCGCTCAGCATGTTCTGTAAAAACAAGTGCATTGATCTTTATATGTGAATGTCTTCGACCCAGTGCTCGGCACAATTCAATATTGCCTAGGTGTGATCCTAAAATCAGAACTCCCTGCTTATTTTCAACCATAGATTCAAACTGATCTTGTCCATGGATAGATAAGTTATCGACAGAAAAATCACCTTTCCATGCAGCTAATTTATCAAGCATGGTATGGCCGAAGGACAGCAGATGGTTGTAGCTAGTCAGATCTTTTGGAAGCTCTATATTTTGTTGTTCAGCGTAAGCTTTTAACTGAAATAAATATTGATCGGAAGCTGTACGTGCACGAGTGCCAGTCAGGTGGTAATAACGCATGACTAAATGCAAAATCACGTTAAATACTTTACGCCCCAGTAGGGTGTAAATGGCAAGCAATAGCTTAATACCAAGTACAGTTCCACGTTCTTGTGTTCTCGACCAATGAGGCTCGTTGCCTTTCGAGTCTTCAGAAGATATTGCAGTGTTAGTATTGCTCATCTTATGTGTAGATGCATTAACGCTAGATGTCGATGGCTTCTTAAAATGGCGAGCAATAAGCTTTGGTGCTCGTGGGAGCATGCCAAAGAATAGGCGAGTGTGCATCCAGCTAATTTTGACGTTATCCCACAAGGCATCAAAATGAGAAACTCCGCCTTCAGGATAAATGACTTTGGTATCGATGAAGTCTATTTCGCAGTCTTCCCAATACAAGCGCACTAAGATCTCGATATCGAAATCCATTCTTGAACCGATATCGTACTTACTTAGAACGTGCTGGGTTTTTTCTATTGGGTAGGCTCGAAAGCCACACATACTGTCTTTGATTGATAGAGATAGGGTTTCTATCCATACCCATATGTGGGTCATGTAGCGACCATACAAGCGAGCTTTAGGAACAGTATCATCGTAAATCGGTTTACCTGAAATCAAGTTTTCAGGTCGAGCTTGAGATGATTGCAGTAGTTTAGGCAAAGCATCCAGATCATGCTGACCATCAGCATCGATTTGGATGGCATGAGTAAACCCTAATTCATGTGCTTTTTTTATCCCAGCTTTTACTGCTCCGCCTTTCCCTTGGTTCTCGTTTAAAGTAACAAGAGAAATGTGAGCGGGTCGGGAAGCTTCTTGCAGTATATTTTTGGTATGAATATCACTGCCATCATCAACAAGAACAACGGGTAGATTAAAGCCACCTAAGGACTCCAATACACTAGAAATGGTTGAGCCATGGTTATAGCAAGGAATCAGAAAGCAGGCTCGGTAAGACTTCAAGGCTCCCTCTAAGATAGCTTCGTCATTGGGTACGGTAGCTTCGCCATTGGGAGTAGAGTTATTCATTTTTCTCACCAAGCTTCATTTTTCCTGATGAATGAGTCTGTTCACCATCATTGGAAGTGTAGCGAAAAGCCAACTTCTGCTTACTGGTATCCCAAGACAAAGACAAAGTGATGGTTGAATCAGGAAGAATAG
This window harbors:
- a CDS encoding beta-ketoacyl-ACP synthase is translated as MTRRVVVTGMSGVTAFGNDWQQIEPKLKACENATQYMPSFEQYDGLNTKLAAPIDGFELPKHYKRKQVRGMGRVSRLATVATENALEQAGLIGHDILTNGETGIAYGSSTGSTDAVGAFGVMLNEKSTRAITATTYVQMMPHTAAVNVGLFFGLKGRVIPTSSACTSGSQAIGYAYEAIKHGYQTVMVAGGGEELCPTESAVFDTLFATSLKNDNPKTSPSPYDKDRDGLVIGEGAGTLVLEEYDHAVARGAKIYAEIIGFASNCDAAHVTQPQMETMQICMEKALKDAKLPAEKIGFVSAHGTATDKGDIAESNATANIFGEVPISSLKSYFGHTLGACGAIEAWLSLEMMHSGWFSPTLNLENIDENCGKLDYITGTGRELEVEYLMSNNFAFGGINTSIIFKKI
- a CDS encoding 3-ketoacyl-ACP reductase FabG2, with amino-acid sequence MTRQVLVTGASKGIGKAIAIQLAKDGFEIAVHYMGDKAGAQATLESIKAQGASGRLIQFDISNRAQCRETLEADIEQHGAYYGVVNNAGITRDTAFPAMTEEEWDGVIHTNLDSFYNVLHPCVMPMVQKRKGGRIVTLASVSGIMGNRGQTNYSAAKAGVIGATKSLALELAKRKITVNCVAPGLIDTGMVDEHVKEHALPQVPLRRMGEPEEVAGLVSYLMSDIAGYVTRQVISVNGGLV
- a CDS encoding hotdog family protein, producing MTDIPSIDVLLPHDAPMIFIDRAIKVEDESIHCQVTISEQNLFFDKETQSIPAYVGIEFMAQSIAAWSGYHAHQKGKEAPIGFLLGSRRYQAQCDEFSVGQTLDIFAEQLMEDNGMAVFTANIKCAGEPLAQCQLNVYVPTQEKLQEMKTRSQS
- a CDS encoding beta-ketoacyl-[acyl-carrier-protein] synthase family protein — translated: MPIYIHDCGFHSALGSQITDIHHRLESGYNPNMVEDLQILNDGKATIVGRVSESLPNLPEYLQKFNTRNNRLALSALKQIEPTIELMKKQYGTDRIAIVVGTSTSGIADGETAFKHKLDNGQFPGDFSYSQQELGNITDFLSQYYDINGPHYAISTACSSSGRVFLTAQRLLNSGMVDAVLVGGADTLCKLTLNGFHGLEALSSTLCQPFSSKRNGINIGEAAAFMLLSKNKPASDSRPTIALLGAGDSSDAHHISAPHPEGNGAEQAMKKALHAAQLSPQDIGYINAHGTATPLNDSMESKAIHRVFGAKVPVSSTKPITGHTLGAASAVEAAIAWHILKHNLPLPLQKCQDKAADIDIDLINCPQQIKKTNILSNSFAFGGNNISLIFGVVND
- a CDS encoding DUF3261 domain-containing protein; the encoded protein is MNALQPKGSSVTIEPGIDLTLPQPYELGYSVTASQLISATWEDKTHQLPVQLQVDADKVILAGFSSWGTRILSLTYQDNQIDTDILTGLDQTLPQPEQILFNLMITLWPIDAWQQPLQAIGWYMVETNETRKIFDESDHAIIEITYQYPADEKPSDTQPDKLAKKVTFKHLTQGYKIKIQTLNSTIVNPPIKNE
- a CDS encoding MMPL family transporter, with the translated sequence MQKRNNLSSKLALLWLIIVVFFSGLLIKQFAFSPSIPIETNILRLLPQNQQDPIAEQAFQQISASMSNQVVFMVSGSSKETVISAVKQFERDLHQLNQRIKQPLFEDIQGKISQQTQAKWADFYFQHRSQLLTPSQKKMLEQSPKQQTQYVIQSLYNPFSGVTATELVSDPFLLFRDYLNEVGSQSSNFTFKNGYLTVTKNEQFYILVTATLKESPYSLQTQSHLSEIIELKKQVEGQFEVDIFHTGVVFYADYGTQSAKSEISTIGIGSLIGVILLIWFTFRSALPLALALLSISTGLLVALASTVAIFGQVHLFSLVFGASLIGVSIDYAFHYLTDRLAAGQSWNSQKGLKHIFVAISLGLATSLVGYLGLLAAPFPGLQQLALFSSIGLIAAYVSVVCWYPVLAEKPSADAPLPLTKIWAMWFSLWDKPQFKVILPSALFVLSLVTLTQVSYNDDIRQLQAMPDSLKHQEELIASLSGVSQSQDMLLITEEDPQLLLSKISHVSKDLDRLIEQGVITGYQSINQYLPTIAEQEQNHQLVQQLYLSQQASLQSTLGWKKFPEITPFTPFNVQDFLASPVSKPVKPLWLNPIDGLSASVVLIKSIQDPEVFQNWLASKTAHQDSENNPIRYLNKANEISDLFTQYRTKVTELLIIALAVILAVLSVRYGFKHSVLMVTPSLIAGVSGLAITALLGSSLNLFNLLGLILILGIGIDYTLFFAEQKKSQSTLLAVTLSCLTTLLSFGLLSLSNTHAIHSFGITVLTGIFVAWLLSPMALQRPQQSV
- a CDS encoding LolA family protein encodes the protein MIFRQNITTLFLPLCLIFCAFFSTLATAQETEIKSLEQLQTTLNHQNIVRGNFEQVREVAMFDQPLSSQGSFVLDKDNGLVWDQTIPFPVKLILTDNKLSQRFADQPAQIITNQDNPMAFYFSHIFLAVFHGDTEQLKDQFDLSFTPMNNSESGNQWKLELTPKSAPLNAVFRRIALSGSQDIHSISLEEIRGDSTTIHFSQLTHQPPRLTDAEAQQFKF
- a CDS encoding acyl-CoA thioesterase; translated protein: MSEILHPLEAEVTIVTSFQDADPMGVIYHGNYFRFFEEVRRIMMDQLQYNYLEMKDSGYMWPIIDTRVKYVKAIPFHHKIKVSGRLTEWENRLRIDYEIHDAETGARMTRAHTMQVAVDIESEEMCFASPSIFIDKVTCWHQNGYVESK
- a CDS encoding HAL/PAL/TAL family ammonia-lyase; this encodes MTTKTPNNITFGAERLTIEDVVAISQGATASMNNSQEFTSKIDRGVAFLERLLKEEGVIYGVTTGYGDSCTVAIPPNLVDELPLHLTRFHGCGLGEVLSHEQARAVLATRLCSLSQGVSGVTHDLLNQIVTLINKDISPRIPQEGSVGASGDLTPLSYLAAALIGERDVIYKGEVRPTNDVYLELGISPIKLKPKEGLALMNGTSVMTALACIAYKRAEYLAQLSTKITAMVSVGMQGNDFHFDEALFAVKPHPGQQQVAAWLRDDLQAERPPRNSDRLQDRYSLRCAPHVIGVVQDSLPWLRQMIENELNSANDNPIIDGDNERVLHGGHFYGGHIAMAMDTLKTAVANLADLLDRQMAQLMDYKFNNGLPFNLTGAEGERKPINHGFKAVQIGISAWTAEALKHTMPASVFSRSTECHNQDKVSMGTIAARDCLRVLELTEQVAAASLLAGTQALELRKRHNELDEHHMSENLKHIRDEVLKEFSFVVEDRPLEGDLRHFIGRIQSQHWSLY
- a CDS encoding glycosyltransferase family 2 protein: MNNSTPNGEATVPNDEAILEGALKSYRACFLIPCYNHGSTISSVLESLGGFNLPVVLVDDGSDIHTKNILQEASRPAHISLVTLNENQGKGGAVKAGIKKAHELGFTHAIQIDADGQHDLDALPKLLQSSQARPENLISGKPIYDDTVPKARLYGRYMTHIWVWIETLSLSIKDSMCGFRAYPIEKTQHVLSKYDIGSRMDFDIEILVRLYWEDCEIDFIDTKVIYPEGGVSHFDALWDNVKISWMHTRLFFGMLPRAPKLIARHFKKPSTSSVNASTHKMSNTNTAISSEDSKGNEPHWSRTQERGTVLGIKLLLAIYTLLGRKVFNVILHLVMRYYHLTGTRARTASDQYLFQLKAYAEQQNIELPKDLTSYNHLLSFGHTMLDKLAAWKGDFSVDNLSIHGQDQFESMVENKQGVLILGSHLGNIELCRALGRRHSHIKINALVFTEHAERFNSVMKAVNPSSDLNLIQVSSMGPDTAILLQQKLEQGEWIVIVGDRTSTSKESRSVWANFLGKEAPFPQGPFMLASVLKAPVFLLFGLRDDNKTKPHFNVYFEHFSDKIVLPRKTREQSLQEVVQQYANRLQHYTLKAPLQWYNFFNFWTLSSQHHDNKDTK